From Effusibacillus pohliae DSM 22757, the proteins below share one genomic window:
- a CDS encoding DUF5317 family protein, translating to MIYFVIAGIGLALLFKRNPVSIVFNIRFKVPYVMIGCFLIQLVLAILAVQTNSQHPVLLGITFLGMLVSLFLNRHLYGVKWIFSGTLLNVLSLLLHGGLMPVSETAMRLAGFEDMGFDSDSRHQLMKTSPFWWLGDWIPFITPLGRNYVLSIGDLVIGIGLILFIIKNSRRKGWDE from the coding sequence ATGATTTATTTTGTCATTGCTGGAATTGGCTTGGCGTTGCTTTTCAAAAGAAACCCTGTTTCGATTGTTTTCAATATCAGATTCAAAGTTCCATATGTTATGATTGGTTGTTTTCTGATTCAGTTGGTACTTGCAATTCTGGCGGTCCAAACAAACTCACAGCATCCCGTATTGCTAGGCATTACATTTTTGGGAATGCTCGTTAGTCTGTTCCTGAATCGACATTTGTACGGCGTAAAATGGATATTTTCTGGAACGTTGCTGAACGTTTTGTCCCTTCTTCTGCATGGAGGATTGATGCCTGTATCTGAAACCGCGATGAGATTAGCAGGCTTTGAGGACATGGGTTTTGACTCCGATTCTCGTCACCAGCTGATGAAAACCTCACCTTTTTGGTGGTTGGGAGATTGGATTCCATTTATAACACCACTCGGAAGGAACTATGTTTTAAGTATTGGGGATCTTGTTATTGGAATCGGACTAATACTTTTCATCATAAAGAATTCAAGGAGGAAGGGGTGGGATGAATGA